The following proteins are encoded in a genomic region of Natrinema sp. DC36:
- a CDS encoding MATE family efflux transporter, translating to MGAESADGTLTDGPLVRPMIRLAWPLVVIQLLQVAYNVGDTFWLGALSPDAVGAVSLAFPILFLLIAIGGGFTTAGAILIAQHTGAKSGDAGLIAGQTLSFVSLVAVGLSTLGFFATGPLLAALPADAATQAEIIPLAAGYLRIFFLGLPFLFGFFVFVALMRGYGTTRAPMRVMLVSVVLNLALDPLFIFGVGPFPRLEVEGAAVATLISRGLATAIGFYLLYYTNVGPDIQPSHLRPRREYVAKITRLGVPTALEQSMTALALVAMTAIVVTFPPAVVAAYGLGNRLISLAFLPAMGLGQATDSIVGQNLGAGNPDRAARAVRIAASVIGAVMFTASVFALLFPEPFVSVFVTADAAGKAATIDYGVTYLRFAAVGFAFMGVLQVVQGAFRGAGNTKTALAFAVLGLWIVRVPVTAYLVFVADWGPTGIWTGVVIGDIVGAIAAVAWFSRGTWKGALVDRDEEVEGPTEGAAKTVDTESTSE from the coding sequence ATGGGTGCGGAATCGGCCGATGGAACGCTCACGGACGGCCCTCTCGTTCGACCGATGATTCGACTCGCGTGGCCGCTCGTGGTCATCCAGCTGCTACAGGTCGCCTACAACGTGGGCGACACCTTCTGGCTGGGGGCGCTCTCACCCGATGCGGTGGGAGCCGTGAGCCTCGCGTTTCCGATCCTCTTCTTGCTGATCGCGATCGGCGGCGGCTTCACCACGGCCGGCGCGATCCTGATCGCCCAGCACACCGGCGCGAAAAGCGGCGACGCCGGACTGATCGCCGGCCAGACGCTGTCGTTCGTCTCGCTGGTCGCCGTCGGACTGAGTACGCTGGGCTTTTTCGCCACCGGGCCGCTGCTCGCCGCCCTGCCCGCCGACGCCGCGACGCAGGCCGAGATCATCCCGCTCGCGGCCGGCTACCTCCGGATCTTCTTCCTCGGGCTCCCCTTCCTCTTCGGCTTTTTCGTCTTCGTCGCGCTCATGCGCGGCTACGGAACCACTCGCGCGCCGATGCGCGTGATGCTCGTCAGCGTCGTCCTCAATCTCGCGCTCGATCCGTTGTTCATCTTCGGCGTCGGCCCGTTCCCCCGCCTCGAGGTCGAGGGGGCCGCCGTCGCGACCCTCATCTCGCGGGGGCTCGCGACGGCGATCGGCTTTTACTTGCTGTACTACACCAATGTGGGTCCTGATATCCAGCCCAGCCACCTCCGGCCGCGACGAGAGTACGTCGCGAAGATCACCCGGTTGGGGGTCCCGACGGCGCTCGAGCAGTCGATGACGGCCCTCGCCCTCGTCGCGATGACGGCCATCGTTGTGACCTTCCCGCCGGCGGTCGTCGCGGCCTACGGACTCGGCAATCGACTGATCTCGTTGGCCTTCCTGCCGGCGATGGGATTGGGGCAAGCGACGGATTCGATCGTCGGCCAGAATCTCGGTGCGGGCAACCCCGACCGGGCGGCGAGAGCGGTCCGGATCGCCGCGAGCGTGATCGGTGCGGTCATGTTCACGGCCAGTGTATTCGCGCTTCTCTTTCCGGAGCCGTTCGTTTCGGTGTTCGTCACCGCCGACGCGGCTGGGAAAGCGGCGACGATCGATTACGGCGTGACTTATCTCCGCTTCGCCGCGGTCGGCTTCGCCTTCATGGGCGTCTTGCAGGTCGTCCAGGGCGCGTTCCGCGGAGCCGGCAACACGAAGACGGCGCTCGCGTTCGCGGTGCTCGGGCTCTGGATCGTGCGCGTCCCCGTCACCGCCTATCTGGTCTTCGTCGCCGACTGGGGACCGACCGGTATCTGGACGGGCGTCGTGATCGGCGATATCGTCGGTGCGATCGCCGCCGTCGCGTGGTTTTCGCGCGGCACGTGGAAGGGGGCGCTGGTTGACCGAGACGAAGAAGTCGAGGGACCGACTGAGGGGGCGGCGAAAACGGTGGATACCGAGTCGACGTCGGAGTGA
- a CDS encoding PAS domain S-box protein — MSTRAGADDGAFWGDADDDVALHRYRTLVNTIDDGIYQLDTDGRFVAVNDIIVEATGYTRDELLGEHVSLVLGDDDVERIKREIASQIRASGEDDIATFDIVVRTADGDAIPYELRINLLVKDGEFRGSIGVARNRTEEQRRQESLASAVKSYDSITSIIDKADIGVCILDENCEITWADETIEQYFALDHERLVGRDNRTVIDETLKHRFADPDSFAETILSSYDDDRYVNRLECRVTGDGTDLEDRWLRYQSKLIESGEFAGGRVEFYYDITDQKRSEEDLEENREAFQSLVDAVEEYAIFRLDADGHVLTWNRGAQNLKGYDREEIVGEHFSTFYTDAGRAANVPERNLKRALETGSAEDEGWRVREDGTRFWANVTITPVRDDDGTHRGYLKVTRDMTDRWEREQELESELQRILGRISDAFYAVDDEFRFTHVNERAAELLQHSEEELLGEQLWDVFPDLRDLDVVWDAFHTALETQEPTSYELYYDTLDFRVEANLYPSETGISVYFRDVTERRERERELEESEQRYRTLAEHFPNGVVTLFDHDLEYTLVAGQGFDKIPVDPAEAEGEQFDDVWPEETSDTLEPALRAALEGEERTVELEYAGREWVLYTAPITDNRGDVFAGVSMAHDITERKEYQRRLEETIDRLEESNRRLEQFAYAASHDLQEPLRMVSSYLQLIESRYADELDEDGEEFLAFAVDGADRMRDMIDGLLAYSRVETQGDPLEPVDFDSVLESVLADLQLQIEETDAEIETDTLPRVKGDASQLRQVLQNLLSNALEYSGDEPPQVSVDAERRGREWVISVHDEGIGIDPDDQERVFEVFQRLHSREKYSGTGIGLALCQRIIERHGGEIWVDSESGAGATFSFVLPAADDFAE, encoded by the coding sequence ATGAGTACTCGAGCGGGCGCGGACGACGGGGCATTCTGGGGGGATGCCGACGACGACGTTGCGCTCCACCGATATCGGACCCTCGTCAACACGATCGACGACGGCATTTACCAACTCGATACCGACGGACGCTTCGTCGCGGTCAACGACATTATCGTCGAGGCGACCGGCTATACGCGCGACGAACTCCTCGGCGAGCACGTCTCGCTCGTGCTCGGCGATGACGATGTCGAGCGCATCAAACGCGAAATCGCGAGCCAGATCCGCGCCTCCGGCGAGGACGACATCGCGACGTTCGATATCGTCGTCCGAACCGCCGACGGCGACGCGATCCCCTACGAACTGCGGATCAACCTCCTGGTGAAAGACGGCGAATTTCGAGGCTCCATCGGCGTCGCTCGCAACCGCACCGAGGAACAGCGCCGGCAGGAGTCGCTCGCATCGGCGGTGAAATCGTACGATTCGATCACGAGCATCATCGACAAAGCCGATATCGGCGTCTGTATCCTCGACGAGAACTGCGAGATCACGTGGGCCGACGAGACCATCGAACAGTATTTCGCTCTCGATCACGAGCGTCTCGTCGGGCGGGACAACCGGACGGTCATCGACGAGACCCTCAAACACAGGTTCGCCGATCCCGATTCGTTCGCCGAGACCATCCTCTCGTCGTACGACGACGATCGCTACGTCAACCGCCTCGAGTGTCGGGTCACGGGCGACGGGACCGACCTCGAGGATCGGTGGCTCCGGTACCAGAGTAAACTAATCGAATCGGGGGAGTTCGCCGGCGGTAGGGTCGAGTTTTACTACGATATCACCGATCAGAAGCGGTCCGAAGAGGATCTGGAAGAGAACAGGGAAGCGTTTCAATCGTTAGTCGACGCCGTCGAGGAGTACGCGATCTTCCGGCTGGACGCGGACGGTCACGTCCTCACCTGGAACAGAGGAGCGCAGAACCTCAAGGGCTACGACCGCGAAGAGATCGTCGGCGAGCACTTCTCGACGTTTTACACCGATGCGGGTCGAGCGGCGAACGTTCCCGAACGGAACCTCAAGCGAGCGCTCGAGACCGGCTCCGCCGAGGACGAAGGGTGGCGCGTCCGAGAGGACGGGACGCGGTTCTGGGCGAACGTGACGATAACGCCGGTTCGAGACGACGACGGCACCCATCGGGGCTATCTGAAGGTAACTCGCGATATGACGGACCGCTGGGAGCGCGAACAGGAACTCGAGAGCGAACTCCAGCGCATTCTCGGGCGGATTTCGGACGCCTTCTACGCCGTCGACGACGAGTTCCGATTCACACACGTCAACGAGCGCGCCGCCGAACTCCTCCAGCACTCCGAGGAGGAACTTCTCGGCGAACAGCTCTGGGACGTGTTCCCGGATCTCCGCGACCTCGACGTGGTCTGGGACGCCTTCCACACGGCGCTGGAAACGCAGGAGCCGACCAGTTACGAACTCTACTACGACACGCTCGACTTCCGCGTCGAGGCGAACCTCTACCCCTCCGAGACCGGGATCTCGGTGTACTTCCGCGACGTCACCGAGCGCAGAGAGCGCGAACGCGAACTCGAGGAGTCCGAGCAGCGCTACCGGACCCTCGCGGAGCACTTCCCGAACGGCGTCGTCACGCTGTTCGACCACGACCTCGAGTACACGCTGGTCGCGGGGCAGGGCTTCGACAAGATACCGGTGGACCCGGCGGAAGCCGAGGGGGAACAGTTCGACGACGTCTGGCCCGAAGAGACGAGCGACACGCTCGAGCCCGCGCTTCGGGCCGCGCTCGAGGGCGAAGAGCGAACGGTCGAGCTCGAGTACGCCGGCCGGGAGTGGGTGCTCTATACGGCCCCGATCACCGACAACCGTGGCGACGTCTTCGCCGGCGTGTCGATGGCCCACGACATCACCGAACGCAAGGAGTACCAGCGCAGACTCGAGGAGACGATCGACCGGCTCGAGGAGTCCAACCGTCGATTGGAACAGTTCGCGTACGCGGCCTCCCACGACCTGCAAGAGCCCCTGCGGATGGTCTCGAGTTACCTCCAGCTCATCGAGAGCCGCTACGCCGACGAACTCGACGAGGACGGCGAGGAGTTCCTCGCGTTCGCGGTCGACGGTGCCGACCGAATGCGCGACATGATCGATGGACTGCTGGCGTACTCTCGAGTCGAGACGCAGGGGGACCCGCTCGAACCCGTCGACTTCGATTCGGTCCTCGAGAGCGTGCTCGCTGATCTCCAGCTCCAGATCGAGGAGACGGACGCCGAGATCGAGACCGACACCCTCCCCCGCGTCAAAGGGGACGCCAGCCAGTTGCGTCAGGTGCTCCAGAACCTCCTGAGTAACGCGCTCGAGTACAGCGGCGACGAGCCGCCGCAGGTTTCCGTCGACGCCGAACGTCGGGGACGAGAGTGGGTAATCTCGGTGCACGACGAGGGCATCGGGATCGATCCCGACGATCAAGAGCGCGTGTTCGAGGTCTTCCAGCGCCTCCACAGTCGCGAGAAGTACTCCGGAACGGGGATCGGCCTCGCGCTCTGTCAGCGGATCATCGAACGCCACGGTGGCGAGATCTGGGTCGACTCCGAATCGGGTGCGGGCGCGACGTTCTCTTTCGTGCTTCCCGCGGCGGACGATTTCGCGGAATAA
- a CDS encoding ScpA family protein: MTNHDELYTDGGDEIPLDIAGHEDRERPGDADSRTDGDSDAESPPAGSDGSVLEFADVETATETAEDDEDEETVEPVELLVQLAKDGEIDPWDIDIVAVTDKFLEAIDEVDLRTSGRALFYASVLLRMKSDELFATDEPDEEELPPWEAPFADDGPMDPEDDDGREYPPGFDPVENLEEEMERRLERKHARGKPETLDELVRELRTAERDTWWKESRSYDTSDSPKGYDRGVQELNYHSGDDFRVDDEPTSDDVTHTTHEEDIEAVIDDVETELEKHYEQGRDEVLYTEIDEIGGTRVMTYLALLFLAHRGRVTLEQDELFGDLWVKEATVEAEPSEAIAD, encoded by the coding sequence GTGACTAATCACGACGAATTGTATACTGATGGAGGGGACGAGATTCCCCTCGACATCGCGGGCCACGAGGACCGCGAGCGCCCCGGGGACGCGGACTCGAGGACGGACGGTGATTCCGACGCCGAGAGCCCGCCGGCCGGGTCCGACGGTTCCGTCCTCGAGTTTGCGGACGTCGAAACGGCCACGGAGACGGCCGAAGACGACGAAGACGAGGAGACGGTCGAGCCCGTCGAACTGCTCGTCCAGCTCGCGAAGGACGGCGAAATCGACCCCTGGGATATCGACATCGTCGCGGTCACCGACAAGTTCCTCGAGGCGATCGACGAGGTCGACCTGCGAACCTCCGGCCGGGCGCTGTTCTACGCGAGCGTCCTCCTGCGGATGAAAAGCGACGAACTGTTCGCCACCGACGAGCCCGACGAGGAGGAGCTCCCGCCGTGGGAAGCGCCCTTCGCCGATGACGGGCCGATGGATCCGGAGGACGACGACGGCCGGGAGTACCCGCCGGGATTCGACCCCGTGGAGAACCTCGAGGAAGAAATGGAACGCCGCCTCGAGCGCAAGCACGCCCGCGGGAAGCCGGAAACGCTGGACGAACTGGTCCGCGAGCTTCGGACCGCCGAGCGCGACACCTGGTGGAAGGAGTCGCGAAGTTACGATACGAGCGACTCTCCGAAGGGGTACGACCGCGGCGTGCAGGAGCTGAACTACCACTCCGGCGACGACTTCCGGGTCGACGACGAGCCGACCAGCGACGACGTGACCCACACGACTCACGAGGAGGACATCGAGGCTGTCATCGACGACGTCGAGACGGAACTCGAAAAGCACTACGAGCAAGGCCGCGATGAGGTGCTGTACACCGAGATCGACGAGATTGGCGGCACGCGCGTGATGACCTACCTCGCCCTGCTCTTTCTGGCCCATCGGGGCCGGGTCACGCTCGAGCAGGACGAACTGTTCGGCGACCTCTGGGTCAAGGAGGCTACAGTGGAGGCGGAGCCGAGCGAAGCGATCGCCGACTGA
- a CDS encoding phosphoribosyltransferase: MSDLPDDFDCTITNWEYIYGLCRDVADDVRDDEFEPDVVVALARGGWFAGRCLCDFLGLNDLTSLKMEHYVGAAEKSGEPTVRYPMPEGSVEGKDVLIIDDIADTGGSIERAYEYVDDRDAGEVRTATLQLLGTSEFQPDYVGERLEEWTWVVYPWNFIEDMVDLITSAMEKADQESFTNDEVRYFLTEHHGIERIEMEIAQPDRLSEVLSEMERREVLESVGTGEWALVEN; encoded by the coding sequence ATGTCCGACCTACCGGACGATTTCGACTGCACGATAACCAACTGGGAGTATATTTACGGCCTGTGTCGGGACGTCGCCGACGACGTGCGTGACGACGAGTTCGAGCCGGACGTCGTCGTCGCGCTGGCCCGCGGCGGCTGGTTCGCGGGGCGGTGTCTCTGTGACTTCCTCGGGCTGAACGACCTGACGAGCCTGAAGATGGAACACTACGTCGGCGCCGCCGAGAAGTCCGGCGAGCCGACCGTCCGCTACCCGATGCCGGAGGGCAGCGTCGAGGGCAAGGACGTCCTTATCATCGACGATATCGCCGACACCGGCGGCTCGATCGAGCGCGCATACGAGTACGTCGACGACCGCGACGCCGGCGAGGTCCGCACCGCGACCCTGCAGCTGCTCGGTACCAGCGAGTTCCAGCCCGACTACGTCGGCGAACGGCTCGAGGAGTGGACCTGGGTCGTCTACCCGTGGAACTTCATCGAGGACATGGTGGACCTGATCACCAGTGCGATGGAGAAGGCCGACCAGGAGAGCTTCACGAACGACGAGGTCCGTTACTTCCTCACCGAACACCACGGTATCGAGCGCATCGAGATGGAGATCGCCCAGCCCGACCGGCTATCGGAAGTCCTGAGCGAGATGGAACGCCGCGAGGTGCTCGAATCGGTCGGGACGGGAGAGTGGGCGCTCGTCGAGAACTGA
- the smc gene encoding chromosome segregation protein SMC has translation MYIKAIVLDNFKSFGRKTKIPFYEDFTVVTGPNGSGKSNIIDAVLFALGLARTRGIRAEKLTDLIYNPGHEGEETASGPREATVEVILDNSEGALDRSQVVNAAGSDDVGDVDEIRIRRRVKETEDNYYSYYYLNDRSVNLSDIQDLLAQAGITPEGYNVVMQGDVTEIINMTPHARREIIDEIAGVAEFDAKKEDAFGELETVQERIDEAELRIEEKRDRLDQLADERREAMRYRRLRREKEEYEGYKKASELEEKRAELASVEREVDDLEDELRELQRELDEREGTVIRLQEDLEDLNADIERKGEDEQLRIKSEIEEIKGDISRLEDKIEASEEAIEEAESKRREAFVQIDRKQETIDDLTDEMREHKLEKASIKSEIQERENERDELEAEIDAVDTEFDELKTDLAERKEQLEDAKTERNDLQREQDRLLDEARRRSNAISEKEATIEERREELPELESQRGDLERELEKAKRNRANIAEVVDDLKSEKRRLQSDIDDLDDEIQAKQQEYAELEANAGESGDSSFGRAVTTILNSGIDGVHGAVAQLGTVPGEYAVACETAAGGRLANVIVDDDVIGQQCIEHLKSRNAGRATFLPLTDMSQRRLPNAPSDPGIVDFAYNLVDFDSEYAGVFSYVLGDTLVVEDIETARSYMGDYRMVTLDGDLVEKSGAMTGGSGGGSRYSFTGGGEGQLERVAKQITELQEERQSLREDARGVEERLDDARDRKSDAADEVRSIESELEGLDEKREEIEAEIEDLESDLEELREERESVDERMNEISEEIDAKTATVEELEADIADLERELADSKIPELTDQIETLEAEIDEREDRTQELDNELNELSLEKEYAEDAIEDLHDDIEAAQNRTAEHEDRIDEYETEIDGKRETLEAKHEAVAELEEELTELKAERSDLKEELSEARTDRDKQQDRVNAVESKLEDAGERASSLEWEIESLESEVGDYDPENVPDHDTVLEMIEYLQADMEAMEPVNMLAIDEYDEVKSDLETLEEGRETLVEEADGIRERIEQYETQKKQTFMDAYDAIAAHFTEIFEKLSEGTGTLHLENEADPFDGGLTMKAQPGDKPIQRLDAMSGGEKSLTALAFIFAIQRHNPAPFYALDEVDAFLDAVNADRIGEMVDELSEKAQFVVVSHRSAMLDRSERAIGVTMQQDNVSAVTGIDLSDGGDGSGEEVPVSD, from the coding sequence ATGTATATCAAAGCGATCGTCCTCGACAATTTCAAGAGTTTCGGTAGAAAGACGAAGATCCCGTTCTACGAGGATTTCACCGTCGTTACGGGCCCGAACGGCTCCGGGAAGTCGAACATCATCGACGCCGTCCTCTTCGCGCTCGGATTGGCCCGTACCCGCGGGATTCGCGCCGAGAAGCTGACGGATCTCATCTACAACCCCGGTCACGAGGGCGAGGAGACCGCGAGCGGTCCCCGCGAGGCCACCGTCGAGGTCATCCTCGACAACTCCGAGGGCGCTCTCGATCGATCGCAGGTCGTCAACGCCGCGGGCAGCGACGATGTCGGCGACGTCGACGAAATTCGCATTCGACGGCGAGTGAAAGAGACCGAGGACAACTACTACTCCTACTACTATCTCAACGACCGCTCGGTCAACCTCTCGGACATTCAGGATCTGCTCGCACAGGCCGGGATCACGCCGGAGGGGTACAACGTCGTCATGCAGGGCGACGTCACCGAGATCATCAACATGACGCCCCACGCCCGCCGGGAGATCATCGATGAAATCGCGGGCGTCGCGGAGTTCGACGCCAAGAAAGAAGACGCCTTCGGCGAACTCGAGACGGTCCAGGAACGGATCGACGAGGCCGAACTCCGCATCGAGGAGAAACGCGACCGCCTCGACCAGCTCGCGGACGAACGCCGGGAGGCCATGCGCTACCGCCGGCTCCGCCGCGAAAAGGAGGAGTACGAGGGCTACAAGAAAGCCAGCGAACTCGAGGAGAAACGCGCCGAACTCGCGTCGGTCGAGCGCGAGGTCGACGACCTCGAGGACGAACTCCGAGAGCTCCAGCGCGAACTCGACGAGCGCGAGGGGACGGTCATCCGCCTCCAGGAAGACCTCGAGGACCTGAACGCGGACATCGAACGCAAGGGCGAGGACGAACAGCTCAGGATCAAAAGCGAGATCGAGGAGATCAAAGGCGACATCTCGCGGCTCGAGGACAAGATCGAGGCCAGCGAGGAGGCGATCGAGGAGGCCGAATCCAAGCGCCGCGAGGCGTTCGTCCAGATCGATCGCAAGCAGGAGACGATCGACGACCTCACGGACGAGATGCGCGAGCACAAACTCGAGAAGGCCTCGATCAAATCCGAGATTCAGGAACGCGAGAACGAGCGCGACGAACTCGAGGCCGAAATCGACGCCGTCGACACCGAGTTCGACGAACTCAAGACCGATCTGGCCGAGCGTAAAGAGCAGCTAGAGGACGCGAAGACGGAGCGGAACGACCTCCAGCGCGAACAGGATCGCCTACTCGACGAAGCCCGCCGCCGCTCGAACGCGATCAGCGAGAAAGAAGCGACGATCGAGGAGAGACGCGAGGAGCTCCCCGAACTCGAGAGCCAGCGCGGCGACCTCGAGCGGGAACTCGAGAAGGCAAAGCGGAACCGCGCGAACATCGCGGAGGTCGTCGACGACCTGAAAAGCGAGAAGCGACGGCTGCAGTCCGATATCGACGATCTCGACGACGAGATCCAGGCGAAACAACAGGAATACGCCGAACTCGAGGCCAACGCGGGCGAGAGCGGCGATTCCTCGTTCGGTCGCGCGGTGACGACGATCCTCAACTCGGGGATCGACGGCGTTCACGGCGCTGTCGCCCAGCTGGGGACCGTTCCCGGCGAGTACGCGGTCGCCTGCGAGACCGCGGCCGGCGGTCGGCTGGCGAACGTGATCGTCGACGACGACGTCATCGGTCAGCAGTGTATCGAGCACCTCAAGTCCCGAAACGCGGGGAGAGCGACCTTCCTGCCGCTGACGGACATGAGCCAGCGTCGGCTCCCCAACGCGCCGAGCGATCCGGGGATCGTCGACTTCGCGTACAATCTCGTCGACTTCGATAGCGAATACGCCGGAGTCTTCTCCTACGTCCTCGGTGACACGCTGGTCGTCGAGGACATCGAGACCGCCCGCTCGTACATGGGCGACTATCGGATGGTTACGCTCGACGGCGACTTAGTCGAGAAGAGCGGCGCGATGACCGGCGGCTCCGGCGGCGGCTCGCGCTACTCTTTTACCGGCGGCGGCGAGGGCCAACTCGAGCGCGTCGCGAAACAGATCACGGAACTGCAGGAGGAACGGCAGTCGCTCCGCGAGGACGCCCGCGGCGTCGAGGAGCGACTCGACGACGCTCGCGACCGCAAGAGCGACGCGGCCGACGAGGTTCGGTCGATCGAGTCCGAACTCGAGGGGCTCGACGAGAAACGCGAGGAGATCGAGGCCGAGATCGAGGATCTCGAGTCGGACCTCGAGGAGCTTCGCGAGGAGCGCGAATCGGTCGACGAGCGGATGAACGAGATCTCCGAGGAGATCGACGCGAAGACGGCGACGGTCGAGGAACTCGAGGCGGACATCGCCGATCTCGAGCGCGAGCTCGCGGACTCGAAGATCCCCGAGCTGACCGACCAGATCGAGACGCTCGAGGCCGAGATCGACGAGCGCGAGGACCGGACGCAGGAGCTCGACAACGAACTCAACGAGCTGAGCCTCGAGAAGGAGTACGCCGAGGACGCCATCGAGGACCTCCACGACGACATCGAGGCCGCGCAAAATCGGACGGCCGAGCACGAAGACAGGATCGACGAGTACGAGACGGAAATCGACGGGAAACGCGAGACGCTCGAGGCGAAACACGAGGCCGTCGCGGAACTCGAAGAAGAGCTCACGGAACTGAAAGCCGAGCGCAGCGACCTCAAGGAGGAGTTGTCCGAGGCTCGGACGGACCGCGACAAACAGCAGGATCGGGTCAACGCCGTCGAAAGCAAACTCGAGGACGCCGGCGAGCGCGCGAGCAGCCTCGAGTGGGAGATCGAGTCCCTCGAATCGGAGGTCGGCGACTACGACCCCGAGAACGTGCCGGACCACGACACCGTCCTCGAGATGATCGAGTACCTGCAGGCGGATATGGAGGCGATGGAGCCGGTGAACATGCTCGCGATCGACGAGTACGACGAGGTCAAGAGCGATCTCGAGACGCTCGAGGAGGGCAGGGAAACGCTGGTCGAAGAGGCCGACGGGATCCGCGAGCGGATCGAGCAGTACGAGACCCAGAAGAAACAGACGTTCATGGACGCCTACGACGCGATCGCCGCACACTTCACCGAAATATTCGAGAAGCTTTCGGAGGGGACGGGGACGCTGCACCTCGAGAACGAGGCGGATCCGTTCGACGGCGGGCTGACGATGAAGGCACAGCCGGGCGACAAGCCGATTCAGCGCCTGGACGCGATGTCCGGCGGCGAGAAGTCGCTGACCGCACTCGCCTTTATCTTCGCGATCCAGCGACACAACCCGGCTCCGTTCTACGCGCTCGACGAGGTCGACGCCTTCCTCGACGCCGTCAACGCCGATCGGATCGGCGAGATGGTCGACGAACTCTCCGAGAAGGCGCAGTTCGTCGTCGTCTCTCACCGGTCGGCGATGCTCGATCGCTCCGAGCGGGCGATCGGCGTGACGATGCAACAGGATAACGTGAGCGCGGTGACCGGGATCGATCTGAGCGACGGCGGCGACGGGAGCGGGGAGGAGGTGCCGGTCAGTGACTAA
- the mtnP gene encoding S-methyl-5'-thioadenosine phosphorylase has protein sequence MTIGVIGGSGIYDALPLENTRKTEISTPYGEPSEAVTRGELAGRDVAFLPRHGENHQHPPTDAAYRANIYALKSVGVDRVIATNAVGSLREELPPRTLVIPDQIFDRTKHRTPTFFGDGMVVHMGFADPYCPEMVSHLAESAREATDDGTKTQEDGTYVCIEGPQYSTRAESEFYRDQGWDIVGMTAIPEAKLAREAELSYATVAGVTDYDVWKQDSEVTLEEVLENAAANQDAINAVVERAIRTMPEDFESEAWSALEGTINTPQEAIPEETLERVDLLAGDYLE, from the coding sequence ATGACGATCGGCGTAATCGGCGGCAGCGGTATCTACGACGCACTGCCACTCGAGAACACTCGCAAAACGGAGATTTCGACACCGTACGGCGAGCCAAGCGAGGCGGTCACCCGCGGCGAACTCGCCGGGCGAGACGTCGCGTTCCTCCCGCGTCACGGCGAGAACCATCAGCATCCGCCGACCGACGCGGCCTACCGGGCGAACATCTACGCGCTCAAATCGGTCGGCGTCGACCGAGTCATCGCCACGAACGCCGTCGGCAGCCTGCGAGAGGAGCTGCCGCCGCGGACGCTGGTCATTCCCGACCAGATTTTCGACCGAACCAAACACCGCACGCCGACTTTCTTCGGCGACGGCATGGTCGTCCACATGGGCTTCGCCGATCCCTACTGTCCGGAAATGGTCTCTCATCTCGCGGAATCGGCACGGGAAGCGACCGACGACGGAACGAAAACCCAGGAAGACGGCACGTACGTCTGCATCGAAGGGCCACAGTACTCCACCCGGGCCGAAAGCGAGTTCTACCGCGACCAGGGCTGGGACATCGTCGGTATGACCGCCATCCCGGAGGCCAAACTCGCCCGCGAGGCAGAGCTGAGCTACGCCACCGTCGCCGGCGTCACCGATTACGACGTCTGGAAGCAAGACAGCGAGGTCACCCTCGAGGAGGTCCTCGAGAACGCCGCGGCCAATCAGGACGCGATCAACGCGGTCGTCGAACGCGCCATCCGAACGATGCCCGAGGACTTCGAGAGCGAGGCCTGGAGCGCGCTCGAGGGGACGATCAACACGCCACAGGAGGCGATCCCCGAAGAGACGCTCGAGCGCGTCGATCTGCTGGCCGGCGACTACCTCGAGTGA